One genomic segment of Tubulanus polymorphus chromosome 4, tnTubPoly1.2, whole genome shotgun sequence includes these proteins:
- the LOC141903507 gene encoding short transient receptor potential channel 7-like has product MSLLRENSSEQRHVSDMIEILTPRCEPLDFYEALMSAIRQGKAAIACFLVKSPEYDVSMAEVRVLVAAGANILRRKHEKRQHRGKNKSKSAAQDDILDTRKDAYSITLATNASPIVLAAQMNLFEVVKTLLDKGEKIEPPSSNLVLSELDPYYVAKHRLETFRGVCSEAYVSLANDDPIRTAMDLGRSLRKAASQERHFSEEYNQLADALSSYLVKLMDHVRNTRELDTIINHNRDGTEDKFATLKLAVDYGEMKFISHPACQQELEMTWYGPMLTTSNSTFKMALFWLFFCPAYPVLSLLYLALPHTKIEKLMRIPFVKFVGHVFMFLVLMVLLTLVTSTLTSTIPSPQNDHYFGHLNRFFTNYSNKYKFDIGDRLVIRGIQFSSIQIMVIIWVAGLLWQEMKQVYVSGFKLHFSEVQNYLDFILLSMYIAAFTVYAVVFAKLHFAVEYFRTDSAWMLLVNGNQYAKHQYYYIVGGMYSADRMVWQPNDPFVVYECIFSIANFMTFGRISAFLPASNVLGPLQIGIYKIMKDVLKFLFILGVMLTPFWVALVNTYWYYNIRTLQNSTMFVEYEQAVTQVKASAHFTTMSDCLLTLFWSMFGYADGAFATIHPFNQPVTQGAGLVLFAGYHIMVVIVCVNLLIALMTRTFDAVSEHEDVEWKYARTRLFLEYIDEGRTLAAPFNLIPSVKSIYKIVKAPFTMRVTKKESNNEDLKMVRLFPISGKSFCD; this is encoded by the exons ATGTCACTATTGAGGGAAAATAGTTCTGAACAAAGACATGTTTCCGAC ATGATAGAAATTCTGACGCCTAGATGTGAGCCCTTGGACTTCTACGAGGCGCTGATGTCTGCCATTCGCCAGGGAAAAGCAGCGATAGCCTGTTTCCTCGTCAAGAGTCCCGAATACGATGTCAGTATGGCCGAGGTTCGGGTTTTAGTGGCGGCGGGTGCGAATATTCTGCGTAGGAAACACGAAAAGAGGCAACATCGTGGAAAGAATAAGTCGAAATCAGCGGCACAAGACGACATTTTAGACACGAGAAAAGATGCGTACAGTATTACGCTGGCTACGAATGCTTCCCCGATAGTATTAGCCGCTCAAATGAACTTGTTCGAAGTCGTAAAAACGTTATTGGACAAAGGAGAAAAAATCGAACCTCCCTCGAGTAACTTGGTGCTGTCCGAATTGGATCCGTATTACGTTGCTAAACATCGTTTGGAGACGTTTAGAGGTGTTTGTAGCGAGGCTTATGTTTCGCTAGCTAATGACGACCCGATTCGCACTGCTATGGATCTGGGGCGATCGCTGAGAAAAGCCGCTAGTCAGGAAAGACATTTTAGC GAAGAATACAACCAATTGGCGGATGCTTTAAGTTCGTATTTGGTCAAACTAATGGATCACGTCAGAAACACGAGAGAACTGGATACGATCATAAATCATAACAGGGACGGAACTGAAGATAAATTCGCTACTTTAAAATTAGCCGTCGACTACGGAGAAATGAAG TTTATTTCACATCCAGCTTGTCAACAAGAACTAGAAATGACTTGGTACGGACCGATGTTGACCACTTCAAATTCTACTTTTAAAATGGCGCTATTTTGGCTGTTTTTCTGTCCAGCCTACCCCGTACTAAGCCTGCTGTATTTAGCACTGCCGCATACTAAA attgaaaagCTCATGCGAATTCCATTCGTAAAATTCGTCGGTCATGTTTTCATGTTTCTGGTGTTGATGGTTCTACTGACGTTAGTCACCTCTACGCTGACCAGTACGATCCCTAGTCCGCAGAACGACCATTATTTCGGGCATTTGAACCGGTTTTTCACTAACTATAGCAACAAGTACAAATTTGATATCGGCGACCGTTTGGTGATTCGCGGTATACAATTTTCCTCCATACAAATCATGGTCATCATCTGGGTAGCAG GTTTACTGTGGCAAGAAATGAAACAGGTTTACGTCAGTGGATTCAAGCTACATTTCTCCGAGGTTCAGAATTATCTAGATTTTATTCTGCTATCGATGTACATCGCAGCGTTCACCGTATACGCAGTTGTCTTCGCTAAG CTCCATTTTGCCGTGGAATATTTTCGTACGGATTCTGCTTGGATGTTGTTAGTGAACGGAAACCAGTACGCTAAGCATCAGTATTACTATATAGTCGGTGGTATGTATTCGGCAG ATCGAATGGTATGGCAACCAAACGACCCGTTCGTTGTGTACGAGTGCATATTTTCTATCGCAAATTTCATGACATTCGGTCGCATCTCAGCATTTCTGCCCGCCAGTAACGTGTTGGGTCCCCTACAAATTGGTATTTACAAAATCATGAAG GACGTTCTGAAGTTTTTGTTTATTCTGGGCGTAATGTTGACTCCGTTCTGGGTAGCGCTTGTAAACACGTACTGGTACTACAACATACGTACGCTACAGAATTCCACCATGTTTGTAGAATACGAACAAGCCGTCACTCAAGTAAAAGCCAGTGCCCATTTCACCAC CATGTCAGACTGCTTATTGACTTTATTTTGGTCGATGTTCGGATATGCGGACGGAGCATTTGCCACGATTCATCCGTTCAATCAGCCCGTAACCCAAGGAGCCGGTTTGGTTCTGTTCGCCGGTTATCACATCATGGTCGTGATAGTCTGTGTAAACTTGCTCATAGCTCTCATGACCAGAACATTTGACGCTGTGTCA gAACACGAAGATGTTGAATGGAAATACGCCAGGACCAGGCTGTTCTTGGAATATATCGACGAAGGCCGCACACTAGCAGCACCGTTCAACCTAATACCGTCCGTAAAGTCGATTTACAAAATTGTAAAAGCTCCGTTCACGATGCGCGTCACAAAAAAAGAGTCGAACAATGAAGACCTGAAAATGGTAAGGTTATTTCCGATATCCGGCAAATCTTTCTGCGATTAA
- the LOC141903734 gene encoding receptor-type tyrosine-protein phosphatase S-like isoform X3, with translation MVNVGCFFLILVVACFAVSTEASRRTFQIKNIQVERLSKLIGSDSDKVYCRSNCFGGNCTQWGCHCAGNTCPISAADGSISCPQNCAPDWFGPGCQTGNVAIGNVENSGEIQNDTGHSLQLCFDGNLYTGSCRQNSFVIDLGDQFVIQRVKLSDARRQRVNRCRRHVFNLEIRIGNSENKSENEVCVNVKSREKCSDQITFYCKKLLAGRIVNIDRTRAQSNPIEFAEIDLVGFRYIDPTECSIPESIRCMTPSRCNYNVENQVDYLTGACKNGCSADYVGHNCDQRLVFEGKLRFSRRHTKNSVEVELRDISGYYRSSPFDSGRRRRIRLDFVFVIREVGATDWKLASAKKIYHSSRNEKYNITELSPNTEYEVGVKMRKREVNLTSSFVNRSPIFVYTLCDEPKDGPEIVSMEIEGATLTLKIKPLTQDQLSCNDTKGAWYRASFQMIDGDDEWKHTSLHTTNDFVFTISGVLDWDKRYIVKVGVQNPGNARSVYGPGLEFSTGTLLSPISWHEEEGNDRLNLSWSVLREHQDSNFEYRILYKFYDYKGCYVKQGEWNSSPFPSVVPSYKLIGLKRNARYYVKIVANATGNGVKWKYTSKQTMIETSESVPVGTAIKAIVVPETVPLKVFISTTLASVKFRDLPCEDRRGKLVGYHYRLIDYSTGEVVRENLTRSANFVLTDLMPYTKYILSYTWANKAGESERSEETEFITDETELPSVGIDMINGPAEKSTMVHFRTRGNITGLALECGETTEENIKPTEITKYLWDIEPTRMFTVTDLKSSTWYGCWAAARNKKGWSRPTEFTYIHLP, from the exons ATGGTGAATGTAGgatgtttctttttgattttggTCGTCGCTTGTTTTGCGGTATCTACTGAAG cATCACgaagaacatttcaaataaaaaacatccAAGTTGAACGGTTATCCAAGTTGATCGGGTCCGACTCGGACAAAGTCTACTGTA GATCGAATTGTTTCGGAGGGAATTGTACGCAGTGGGGTTGTCATTGTGCTGGGAATACGTGTCCAATATCGGCAGCAGATGGTTCTATTTCGTGTCCGCAGAATTGCGCTCCCGATTGGTTTGGCCCTGGATGTCAGACAG GAAATGTCGCTATCGGAAACGTCGAGAATTCAGGAGAAATTCAAAACGACACCGGTCACTCGCTGCAGCTGTGTTTTGATGGTAATTTGTACACTGGTTCGTGTCGACAGAATTCATTCGTAATCGACTTGGGAGATCAATTCGTGATACAGCGCGTAAAACTATCGGATGCTCGGCGCCAACGAGTTAACCGATGCCGG CGCCATGTATTCAACCTTGAGATTCGAATCGGAAATAGTGAGAACAAGAGCGAAAACGAAGTGTGCGTAAATGTGAAAAGTAGAGAAAAATGTTCCGATCAGATAACATTTTATTGCAAAAAACTTTTAGCTGGAAGAATTGTGAACATTGACCGCACCAGAGCTCAAAGCAACCCCATAGAATTTGCGGAGATCGACTTGGTTGGATTTCGATATATCG ATCCCACTGAGTGTAGTATACCTGAGTCGATAAGATGTATGACTCCGAGCCGCTGTAATTATAACGTGGAGAACCAGGTCGACTATTTGACGGGAGCTTGCAAGAATGGATGTTCTGCCGATTATGTAGGACACAATTGCGACCAAC GCTTAGTTTTTGAAGGCAAGTTAAGGTTTTCGAGAAGGCATACTAAAAACAGCGTCGAGGTAGAACTTAGAGATATTTCTGGTTACTATCGTTCCTCGCCCTTTGACTCGGGCAGACGAAGAAGAATTCGCTtagattttgtatttgtaataAGAGAAGTGGGCGCTACGGATTGGAAATTAGCTAGCGCAAAGAAGATCTATCATTCGTCCCGTAACGAAAAATACAACATCACAGAATTATCCCCAAATACAGAGTACGAGGTTGGAGTAAAAATGCGAAAACGAGAAGTAAATCTGACGTCATCATTCGTGAATAGATCTCCTATTTTTGTATACACGCTGTGTGATG AACCTAAAGACGGACCAGAAATAGTTAGTATGGAGATAGAGGGTGCAACACTGACCTTGAAAATAAAA CCGCTCACGCAGGATCAACTGAGTTGTAACGACACCAAGGGAGCGTGGTATCGCGCCAGCTTCCAAATGATCGACGGAGACGACGAATGGAAACACACCTCATTACACACTACGAACGACTTCGTATTTACGATCAGTGGTGTGTTGGACTGGGATAAAAGATACATCGTTAAAGTTGGGGTGCAGAACCCCGGAAATGCGAGGTCCGTGTACGGCCCTGGTCTAGAGTTCAGTACAGGAACCCTTT TGTCGCCGATATCGTGGCACGAGGAGGAGGGCAACGATCGCTTGAATCTCAGTTGGAGCGTTCTTCGAGAACACCAGGATTCGAATTTCGAATACCGAATTCTGTACAAATTCTACGACTACAAAGGATGTTACGTTAAACAAGGCGAATGGAACTCGAGCCCATTCCCCAGCGTAGTACCGTCTTATAAGTTGATCGGACTCAAACGCAACGCCCGATATTACGTAAAGATCGTCGCTAACGCTACCGGGAACGGAGTCAAATGGAAATATACATCAAAACAAACGATGATAGAAACGTCCGAATCCG TGCCGGTCGGTACCGCAATTAAAGCAATCGTCGTTCCGGAGACCGTTCCACTAAAAGTTTTCATATCAACCACTTTAGCTAGCGTAAAATTCAGAGATTTACCTTGCGAAGACAGAAGGGGTAAACTTGTCGGATATCACTATAGGCTAATAGATTATAGCACCGGAGAGGTGGTGAGGGAAAACTTGACCAGATCCGCGAATTTTGTACTCACCGACCTAATGCCGTACACGAAATACATCCTGAGTTATACTTGGGCGAATAAAGCCGGAGAAAGTGAACGATCGGAAGAAACCGAATTCATTACTGATGAAACTG AATTACCTAGCGTGGGAATCGATATGATAAATGGCCCGGCTGAAAAGTCGACTATGGTACATTTCCGTACTCGAGGTAATATCACCGGGCTTGCGTTAGAATGCGGCGAAACAAccgaagaaaatataaaaccgaCCGAAATAACTAAGTATTTGTGGGATATAGAACCCACTCGGATGTTCACGGTAACCGATCTCAAAAGTTCTACTTGGTATGGATGTTGG GCCGCTGCCCGCAACAAAAAAGGATGGAGCCGGCCCACTGaatttacatatatacatttaccCTAA
- the LOC141903734 gene encoding uncharacterized protein LOC141903734 isoform X1, with product MVNVGCFFLILVVACFAVSTEASRRTFQIKNIQVERLSKLIGSDSDKVYCSNILCEIIRKFHKSRYFHLSKCLNIFECDMLFYSLGSNCFGGNCTQWGCHCAGNTCPISAADGSISCPQNCAPDWFGPGCQTGNVAIGNVENSGEIQNDTGHSLQLCFDGNLYTGSCRQNSFVIDLGDQFVIQRVKLSDARRQRVNRCRRHVFNLEIRIGNSENKSENEVCVNVKSREKCSDQITFYCKKLLAGRIVNIDRTRAQSNPIEFAEIDLVGFRYIDPTECSIPESIRCMTPSRCNYNVENQVDYLTGACKNGCSADYVGHNCDQRLVFEGKLRFSRRHTKNSVEVELRDISGYYRSSPFDSGRRRRIRLDFVFVIREVGATDWKLASAKKIYHSSRNEKYNITELSPNTEYEVGVKMRKREVNLTSSFVNRSPIFVYTLCDEPKDGPEIVSMEIEGATLTLKIKPLTQDQLSCNDTKGAWYRASFQMIDGDDEWKHTSLHTTNDFVFTISGVLDWDKRYIVKVGVQNPGNARSVYGPGLEFSTGTLLSPISWHEEEGNDRLNLSWSVLREHQDSNFEYRILYKFYDYKGCYVKQGEWNSSPFPSVVPSYKLIGLKRNARYYVKIVANATGNGVKWKYTSKQTMIETSESVPVGTAIKAIVVPETVPLKVFISTTLASVKFRDLPCEDRRGKLVGYHYRLIDYSTGEVVRENLTRSANFVLTDLMPYTKYILSYTWANKAGESERSEETEFITDETELPSVGIDMINGPAEKSTMVHFRTRGNITGLALECGETTEENIKPTEITKYLWDIEPTRMFTVTDLKSSTWYGCWAAARNKKGWSRPTEFTYIHLP from the exons ATGGTGAATGTAGgatgtttctttttgattttggTCGTCGCTTGTTTTGCGGTATCTACTGAAG cATCACgaagaacatttcaaataaaaaacatccAAGTTGAACGGTTATCCAAGTTGATCGGGTCCGACTCGGACAAAGTCTACTGTAGTAATATTCTCTGTGAAATTATCCGTAAATTTCACAAGTCACGTTATTTCCACCTATCGAAATGTTTGAATATCTTCGAGTGCGATATGTTATTTTATTCTCTAGGATCGAATTGTTTCGGAGGGAATTGTACGCAGTGGGGTTGTCATTGTGCTGGGAATACGTGTCCAATATCGGCAGCAGATGGTTCTATTTCGTGTCCGCAGAATTGCGCTCCCGATTGGTTTGGCCCTGGATGTCAGACAG GAAATGTCGCTATCGGAAACGTCGAGAATTCAGGAGAAATTCAAAACGACACCGGTCACTCGCTGCAGCTGTGTTTTGATGGTAATTTGTACACTGGTTCGTGTCGACAGAATTCATTCGTAATCGACTTGGGAGATCAATTCGTGATACAGCGCGTAAAACTATCGGATGCTCGGCGCCAACGAGTTAACCGATGCCGG CGCCATGTATTCAACCTTGAGATTCGAATCGGAAATAGTGAGAACAAGAGCGAAAACGAAGTGTGCGTAAATGTGAAAAGTAGAGAAAAATGTTCCGATCAGATAACATTTTATTGCAAAAAACTTTTAGCTGGAAGAATTGTGAACATTGACCGCACCAGAGCTCAAAGCAACCCCATAGAATTTGCGGAGATCGACTTGGTTGGATTTCGATATATCG ATCCCACTGAGTGTAGTATACCTGAGTCGATAAGATGTATGACTCCGAGCCGCTGTAATTATAACGTGGAGAACCAGGTCGACTATTTGACGGGAGCTTGCAAGAATGGATGTTCTGCCGATTATGTAGGACACAATTGCGACCAAC GCTTAGTTTTTGAAGGCAAGTTAAGGTTTTCGAGAAGGCATACTAAAAACAGCGTCGAGGTAGAACTTAGAGATATTTCTGGTTACTATCGTTCCTCGCCCTTTGACTCGGGCAGACGAAGAAGAATTCGCTtagattttgtatttgtaataAGAGAAGTGGGCGCTACGGATTGGAAATTAGCTAGCGCAAAGAAGATCTATCATTCGTCCCGTAACGAAAAATACAACATCACAGAATTATCCCCAAATACAGAGTACGAGGTTGGAGTAAAAATGCGAAAACGAGAAGTAAATCTGACGTCATCATTCGTGAATAGATCTCCTATTTTTGTATACACGCTGTGTGATG AACCTAAAGACGGACCAGAAATAGTTAGTATGGAGATAGAGGGTGCAACACTGACCTTGAAAATAAAA CCGCTCACGCAGGATCAACTGAGTTGTAACGACACCAAGGGAGCGTGGTATCGCGCCAGCTTCCAAATGATCGACGGAGACGACGAATGGAAACACACCTCATTACACACTACGAACGACTTCGTATTTACGATCAGTGGTGTGTTGGACTGGGATAAAAGATACATCGTTAAAGTTGGGGTGCAGAACCCCGGAAATGCGAGGTCCGTGTACGGCCCTGGTCTAGAGTTCAGTACAGGAACCCTTT TGTCGCCGATATCGTGGCACGAGGAGGAGGGCAACGATCGCTTGAATCTCAGTTGGAGCGTTCTTCGAGAACACCAGGATTCGAATTTCGAATACCGAATTCTGTACAAATTCTACGACTACAAAGGATGTTACGTTAAACAAGGCGAATGGAACTCGAGCCCATTCCCCAGCGTAGTACCGTCTTATAAGTTGATCGGACTCAAACGCAACGCCCGATATTACGTAAAGATCGTCGCTAACGCTACCGGGAACGGAGTCAAATGGAAATATACATCAAAACAAACGATGATAGAAACGTCCGAATCCG TGCCGGTCGGTACCGCAATTAAAGCAATCGTCGTTCCGGAGACCGTTCCACTAAAAGTTTTCATATCAACCACTTTAGCTAGCGTAAAATTCAGAGATTTACCTTGCGAAGACAGAAGGGGTAAACTTGTCGGATATCACTATAGGCTAATAGATTATAGCACCGGAGAGGTGGTGAGGGAAAACTTGACCAGATCCGCGAATTTTGTACTCACCGACCTAATGCCGTACACGAAATACATCCTGAGTTATACTTGGGCGAATAAAGCCGGAGAAAGTGAACGATCGGAAGAAACCGAATTCATTACTGATGAAACTG AATTACCTAGCGTGGGAATCGATATGATAAATGGCCCGGCTGAAAAGTCGACTATGGTACATTTCCGTACTCGAGGTAATATCACCGGGCTTGCGTTAGAATGCGGCGAAACAAccgaagaaaatataaaaccgaCCGAAATAACTAAGTATTTGTGGGATATAGAACCCACTCGGATGTTCACGGTAACCGATCTCAAAAGTTCTACTTGGTATGGATGTTGG GCCGCTGCCCGCAACAAAAAAGGATGGAGCCGGCCCACTGaatttacatatatacatttaccCTAA
- the LOC141903734 gene encoding uncharacterized protein LOC141903734 isoform X2, with translation MLYISYTCTASRRTFQIKNIQVERLSKLIGSDSDKVYCSNILCEIIRKFHKSRYFHLSKCLNIFECDMLFYSLGSNCFGGNCTQWGCHCAGNTCPISAADGSISCPQNCAPDWFGPGCQTGNVAIGNVENSGEIQNDTGHSLQLCFDGNLYTGSCRQNSFVIDLGDQFVIQRVKLSDARRQRVNRCRRHVFNLEIRIGNSENKSENEVCVNVKSREKCSDQITFYCKKLLAGRIVNIDRTRAQSNPIEFAEIDLVGFRYIDPTECSIPESIRCMTPSRCNYNVENQVDYLTGACKNGCSADYVGHNCDQRLVFEGKLRFSRRHTKNSVEVELRDISGYYRSSPFDSGRRRRIRLDFVFVIREVGATDWKLASAKKIYHSSRNEKYNITELSPNTEYEVGVKMRKREVNLTSSFVNRSPIFVYTLCDEPKDGPEIVSMEIEGATLTLKIKPLTQDQLSCNDTKGAWYRASFQMIDGDDEWKHTSLHTTNDFVFTISGVLDWDKRYIVKVGVQNPGNARSVYGPGLEFSTGTLLSPISWHEEEGNDRLNLSWSVLREHQDSNFEYRILYKFYDYKGCYVKQGEWNSSPFPSVVPSYKLIGLKRNARYYVKIVANATGNGVKWKYTSKQTMIETSESVPVGTAIKAIVVPETVPLKVFISTTLASVKFRDLPCEDRRGKLVGYHYRLIDYSTGEVVRENLTRSANFVLTDLMPYTKYILSYTWANKAGESERSEETEFITDETELPSVGIDMINGPAEKSTMVHFRTRGNITGLALECGETTEENIKPTEITKYLWDIEPTRMFTVTDLKSSTWYGCWAAARNKKGWSRPTEFTYIHLP, from the exons atgttatatatttcatatacatgtacagcATCACgaagaacatttcaaataaaaaacatccAAGTTGAACGGTTATCCAAGTTGATCGGGTCCGACTCGGACAAAGTCTACTGTAGTAATATTCTCTGTGAAATTATCCGTAAATTTCACAAGTCACGTTATTTCCACCTATCGAAATGTTTGAATATCTTCGAGTGCGATATGTTATTTTATTCTCTAGGATCGAATTGTTTCGGAGGGAATTGTACGCAGTGGGGTTGTCATTGTGCTGGGAATACGTGTCCAATATCGGCAGCAGATGGTTCTATTTCGTGTCCGCAGAATTGCGCTCCCGATTGGTTTGGCCCTGGATGTCAGACAG GAAATGTCGCTATCGGAAACGTCGAGAATTCAGGAGAAATTCAAAACGACACCGGTCACTCGCTGCAGCTGTGTTTTGATGGTAATTTGTACACTGGTTCGTGTCGACAGAATTCATTCGTAATCGACTTGGGAGATCAATTCGTGATACAGCGCGTAAAACTATCGGATGCTCGGCGCCAACGAGTTAACCGATGCCGG CGCCATGTATTCAACCTTGAGATTCGAATCGGAAATAGTGAGAACAAGAGCGAAAACGAAGTGTGCGTAAATGTGAAAAGTAGAGAAAAATGTTCCGATCAGATAACATTTTATTGCAAAAAACTTTTAGCTGGAAGAATTGTGAACATTGACCGCACCAGAGCTCAAAGCAACCCCATAGAATTTGCGGAGATCGACTTGGTTGGATTTCGATATATCG ATCCCACTGAGTGTAGTATACCTGAGTCGATAAGATGTATGACTCCGAGCCGCTGTAATTATAACGTGGAGAACCAGGTCGACTATTTGACGGGAGCTTGCAAGAATGGATGTTCTGCCGATTATGTAGGACACAATTGCGACCAAC GCTTAGTTTTTGAAGGCAAGTTAAGGTTTTCGAGAAGGCATACTAAAAACAGCGTCGAGGTAGAACTTAGAGATATTTCTGGTTACTATCGTTCCTCGCCCTTTGACTCGGGCAGACGAAGAAGAATTCGCTtagattttgtatttgtaataAGAGAAGTGGGCGCTACGGATTGGAAATTAGCTAGCGCAAAGAAGATCTATCATTCGTCCCGTAACGAAAAATACAACATCACAGAATTATCCCCAAATACAGAGTACGAGGTTGGAGTAAAAATGCGAAAACGAGAAGTAAATCTGACGTCATCATTCGTGAATAGATCTCCTATTTTTGTATACACGCTGTGTGATG AACCTAAAGACGGACCAGAAATAGTTAGTATGGAGATAGAGGGTGCAACACTGACCTTGAAAATAAAA CCGCTCACGCAGGATCAACTGAGTTGTAACGACACCAAGGGAGCGTGGTATCGCGCCAGCTTCCAAATGATCGACGGAGACGACGAATGGAAACACACCTCATTACACACTACGAACGACTTCGTATTTACGATCAGTGGTGTGTTGGACTGGGATAAAAGATACATCGTTAAAGTTGGGGTGCAGAACCCCGGAAATGCGAGGTCCGTGTACGGCCCTGGTCTAGAGTTCAGTACAGGAACCCTTT TGTCGCCGATATCGTGGCACGAGGAGGAGGGCAACGATCGCTTGAATCTCAGTTGGAGCGTTCTTCGAGAACACCAGGATTCGAATTTCGAATACCGAATTCTGTACAAATTCTACGACTACAAAGGATGTTACGTTAAACAAGGCGAATGGAACTCGAGCCCATTCCCCAGCGTAGTACCGTCTTATAAGTTGATCGGACTCAAACGCAACGCCCGATATTACGTAAAGATCGTCGCTAACGCTACCGGGAACGGAGTCAAATGGAAATATACATCAAAACAAACGATGATAGAAACGTCCGAATCCG TGCCGGTCGGTACCGCAATTAAAGCAATCGTCGTTCCGGAGACCGTTCCACTAAAAGTTTTCATATCAACCACTTTAGCTAGCGTAAAATTCAGAGATTTACCTTGCGAAGACAGAAGGGGTAAACTTGTCGGATATCACTATAGGCTAATAGATTATAGCACCGGAGAGGTGGTGAGGGAAAACTTGACCAGATCCGCGAATTTTGTACTCACCGACCTAATGCCGTACACGAAATACATCCTGAGTTATACTTGGGCGAATAAAGCCGGAGAAAGTGAACGATCGGAAGAAACCGAATTCATTACTGATGAAACTG AATTACCTAGCGTGGGAATCGATATGATAAATGGCCCGGCTGAAAAGTCGACTATGGTACATTTCCGTACTCGAGGTAATATCACCGGGCTTGCGTTAGAATGCGGCGAAACAAccgaagaaaatataaaaccgaCCGAAATAACTAAGTATTTGTGGGATATAGAACCCACTCGGATGTTCACGGTAACCGATCTCAAAAGTTCTACTTGGTATGGATGTTGG GCCGCTGCCCGCAACAAAAAAGGATGGAGCCGGCCCACTGaatttacatatatacatttaccCTAA